The Solanum lycopersicum chromosome 9, SLM_r2.1 genome window below encodes:
- the LOC101254838 gene encoding putative pentatricopeptide repeat-containing protein At3g23330 — protein MESSSENLVKTLLRNPSSIKTKSQAKQLHAQIVKTRGSRSVSLATIILGIYSDLNLLKESLEVFNNFHYVPTKAWKSVVRCYSCNGYFRDSLACFVEMRGWGKLPGRDVFPSVVRACTHLKELRVGESVHGCVIRFGLESDRYTGNALMNMYAKLQVLSHDYHLFDEIPLSDRVYSRRSSLAQDSEIGILIRSEKSHFESLGGRSVKNATGLDSVSKIFQMMPDKDVVSWNTVIGGNVQSGLYEEALERLREMSNAYLKPDCFTLSSVLPVFARHVDVLKGKEIHGYAIRHGFDKDEFIGSSLIDMYANCTRVEDSYRVFNLLSEKDDVSWNSVIAGCVQNGTFVEGLGLFRQMLAANVKPVEVSFSAILPACAHLTTLHLGKQLHAYIIRVGFNQNMYIASSLVDMYAKSGKIMTARLIFDRMEIHDSVSWTTIIMGYALNGHAREATILFENMQHDKIKPNAVAYLAILTACSHAGLVDEGWKYFTSMNRYGVSPDLEHYASIADLLGRAGRLMEAYKFINDMPIKPTGSIWATLLSACRVHKNVELAEKVAKEMTTADPGNMGPYLLLSNMYSAAGRWKDASKLRTNMKKKGMRKPPACSWIEVRNQVHAFVSGDTSHPYYDQIHVVLRDLYERLKQEGYVPQISEALHDVDEEQKSDLLYTHSERLAIAFGIISTPAGTNICIIKNLRVCVDCHTAIKFISKIMGRDIIVRDNSRFHLFKDGSCSCGDYW, from the coding sequence ATGGAATCTTCCAGTGAAAATCTTGTCAAAACTCTTTTAAGGAACCCATCTTCCATAAAAACAAAGTCACAAGCTAAGCAACTCCATGCCCAAATAGTGAAAACAAGAGGGTCAAGGTCTGTTTCACTTGCCACTATCATTCTTGGAATTTACTCTGACCTTAACCTTCTTAAAGAATCTTTAGAAGTTTTTAACAACTTTCATTATGTACCCACTAAAGCTTGGAAGTCTGTTGTCAGGTGTTACTCTTGTAATGGTTATTTTCGTGATTCTTTAGCTTGTTttgttgaaatgaggggttggggtaAGTTGCCAGGTAGGGATGTTTTCCCTTCTGTTGTAAGAGCATGTACCCATTTGAAGGAATTGAGGGTTGGTGAGTCTGTTCATGGTTGTGTTATCAGGTTTGGTTTGGAATCTGATCGTTATACTGGGAATGCACTCATGAATATGTATGCAAAATTGCAGGTTTTGTCGCATGACTATCATCTGTTTGATGAAATTCCCCTGTCAGATCGCGTTTATAGTCGTAGAAGCAGTTTGGCTCAAGATTCTGAGATTGGAATTCTGATAAGGAGTGAAAAAAGTCATTTTGAGTCTTTAGGTGGAAGGAGTGTGAAAAATGCTACAGGATTAGATAGTGTGAGTAAGATTTTTCAAATGATGCCGGATAAAGATGTTGTTTCGTGGAATACTGTGATTGGTGGAAATGTACAAAGTGGGTTGTATGAAGAAGCTCTGGAAAGGTTAAGGGAGATGAGCAATGCCTATTTGAAGCCTGACTGTTTCACTTTGTCAAGTGTCCTTCCTGTCTTTGCGAGGCATGTAGATGTCTTAAAGGGAAAAGAGATTCATGGTTATGCAATTAGACACGGGTTTGACAAAGATGAGTTTATTGGGAGTAGTTTAATTGATATGTACGCAAATTGTACCAGAGTTGAGGATTCGTATAGGGTGTTCAATTTATTATCAGAAAAGGATGACGTTTCATGGAACTCAGTTATAGCAGGATGTGTGCAAAATGGTACTTTTGTTGAAGGGCTGGGACTGTTTAGGCAGATGTTAGCAGCTAATGTCAAGCCTGTGGAAGTTTCTTTCTCAGCTATACTGCCTGCCTGTGCTCATTTGACAACACTACATCTGGGGAAACAGCTCCATGCATACATAATAAGAGTGGGGTTTAATCAAAACATGTATATAGCTAGCTCACTTGTGGACATGTATGCCAAATCTGGGAAGATAATGACTGCTAGATTGATTTTTGATAGGATGGAGATACACGATTCAGTTTCATGGACGACTATAATCATGGGATATGCATTGAATGGTCATGCCCGTGAGGCCactattctttttgaaaatatgcAACATGATAAGATAAAGCCCAATGCTGTGGCTTATCTAGCTATTTTAACTGCTTGCAGCCATGCTGGTTTGGTTGATGAAGGTTGGAAATATTTTACAAGTATGAACAGATATGGTGTTTCTCCTGACCTCGAACACTATGCTTCTATTGCAGATCTTCTTGGTCGTGCTGGAAGATTGATGGAAGCttataaatttatcaatgaCATGCCTATTAAGCCCACCGGGAGTATTTGGGCTACGCTGCTATCAGCTTGCCGAGTTCACAAAAATGTTGAACTGGCTGAAAAAGTTGCCAAAGAAATGACTACAGCTGATCCTGGGAACATGGGACCTTATCTGCTCTTGTCAAATATGTATTCAGCAGCTGGGAGATGGAAAGATGCATCAAAATTAAGAACTAATATGAAGAAGAAAGGAATGAGAAAACCACCAGCTTGCAGCTGGATAGAAGTTAGGAACCAGGTGCATGCTTTTGTTTCAGGAGACACATCTCACCCATATTATGATCAGATACATGTAGTACTAAGAGATCTTTATGAACGCTTGAAACAAGAAGGTTACGTTCCTCAGATTAGTGAGGCACTACATGATGTTGATGAGGAGCAAAAGAGTGATTTGCTGTATACTCATAGTGAACGGCTTGCAATAGCATTCGGCATTATTAGTACACCTGCTGGGACAAACATTTGCATTATTAAAAATCTCCGTGTATGTGTAGACTGTCACACAGCTATAAAGTTCATATCCAAAATTATGGGGAGAGATATAATTGTTAGAGATAATAGTCGATTTCACCTTTTCAAAGATGGGAGTTGTTCATGTGGAGACTACTGGTGA
- the LOC101254034 gene encoding uncharacterized protein has product MESAKRWFCKLGKKDKPKPPKKQETTSNGKEGSKLSPHEEAPSTATKQKVAAAKQYIEKHYKEQMKSLQERRERRNMLEKKLADAEVSEEEQSNLLKYLEKKETEFMRIQRHKMGADDFEPLTMIGKGAFGEVRICREKATSHVYAMKKLKKSEMLRRGQVEHVKAERNLLAEVESNCIVKLYCSFQDEEYLYLIMEYLPGGDMMTLLMRKDTLTEDEARFYVGETVLAIESIHKHNYIHRDIKPDNLLLDKHGHMKLSDFGLCKPLDCSNLQEKDFTAANKLSGALLSDGRPAPPRRTQQEQLLHWQKNRRMLAYSTVGTPDYIAPEVLLKKGYGCECDWWSLGAIMYEMLVGYPPFYSDEPMSTCRKIVNWRTHLKFPEEAKLSPEAKDLICKLLCNVEQRLGTRGADEIKAHPWFKGVEWDKLYQMKAAFIPEVNGELDTQNFEKFEEGDNQIPTAAKSGPWRKMLSSKDVNFMGYTYKNFEIVNDNDVSQMAELKKKSNKAKRPTVKSLFSEDSEATDSQQAHGSFLNLLPPHLESSKQAEQL; this is encoded by the exons ATGGAGTCTGCCAAACGATGGTTCTGTAAGCTTGGCAAGAAAGATAAGCCTAAGCCTCCCAAGAAGCAGGAAACTACTAGTAATGGGAAAGAAGGGTCGAAATTGTCGCCTCATGAGGAAGCACCTTCAACTGCCACTAAACAGAAAGTTGCAGCTGCCAAGCAGTACATAGAAAAACACTACAAGGAACAAATGAAGAGCTTGCAGGAGCGTAGAGAGCG ACGCAATatgcttgaaaaaaaattagctGATGCTGAGGTTTCCGAGGAAGAGCAGAGCAATTTACTGAAGTACCTTGAGAAAAAGGAGACAGAATTTATGCGCATTCAAAGGCATAAAATGGGTGCTGATGATTTTGAGCCTCTGACAATGATTGGAAAGGGTGCATTTGGGGAG GTTAGAATATGCAGGGAGAAGGCAACTAGTCATGTCTATGCCATGAAAAAGCTAAAGAAGTCAGAAATGCTTCGTAGAGGCCAG GTTGAACATGTTAAAGCCGAAAGGAATCTGCTTGCTGAAGTGGAGAGCAATTGCATTGTTAAGCTATATTGCTCCTTCCAAGATGAGGAGTATCTTTACCTAATAATGGAATATCTTCCTGGTGGAGATATGATGACTTTGCTGATGCGCAAGGATACTTTAACAGAAGATGAGGCCAGGTTTTATGTGGGGGAGACCGTCCTTGCTATAGAATCTATCCATAAACACAATTATATTCACAG AGATATCAAGCCTGATAACTTACTACTTGATAAACATGGACACATGAAGTTATCAGATTTTGGATTGTGTAAACCGCTGGACTGCAGTAATCTTCAGGAAAAGGATTTCACAGCGGCAAATAAGTTAAGTGGCGCTCTTCTAAGCGATGGACGCCCAGCCCCTCCAAGGCGCACTCAACAGGAGCAACTATTGCATTGGCAGAAGAATAGGAGGATGCTT GCTTATTCCACTGTTGGGACACCTGATTACATTGCTCCAGAGGTTTTATTGAAGAAAGGATATGGATGTGAATGTGATTG GTGGTCACTTGGTGCGATCATGTATGAAATGCTCGTGGGGTACCCACCGTTCTATTCTGATGAACCTATGTCCACCTGTAGAAAG ATAGTAAATTGGCGGACTCATCTTAAATTTCCTGAAGAGGCAAAACTGTCTCCAGAAGCAAAAGATCTCATATGTAAACTCTTGTGTAATGTGGAGCAGAGACTTGGGACCAGAGGTGCTGATGAAATAAAG GCTCACCCATGGTTCAAAGGTGTTGAATGGGATAAACTTTATCAAATGAAAGCTGCATTTATTCCAGAAGTTAATGGCGAGTTGGATACTCAGAATTTTGAGAAGTTTGAAGAG GGCGACAATCAAATTCCAACTGCAGCAAAATCAGGTCCATGGAGGAAG ATGCTCTCCTCAAAGGATGTCAACTTTATGGGTTACACTTACAAAAACTTTGAGATTGTGAATGATAACGATGTTTCTCAAATGG ctgaattgaagaagaagagcaaCAAAGCTAAGAGGCCTACTGTGAAGTCGCTTTTCA GTGAGGATTCAGAAGCCACCGACTCTCAACAGGCTCATGGAAGTTTCCTTAATCTTTTACCTCCACACTTGGAATCCTCAAAGCAGGCTGAACAACTATAG
- the LOC101254531 gene encoding probable protein kinase At2g41970, which produces MSSSLESNLVNYGFLIISAILSIVFISSIKSIINFIKDTLHHSPNQGGESDEAPPQEVVPIEVRPDMSLDEINILTDNFAEKGLIAEGSYGRFYGATLSNGQKLAIKKLDTDSSAESDTVFADQVQMVSGLKHEHFVTLLGYCLEANNRILVYESATMGTLHDVLHGKKGVENAEPGLVLTWNQRVKIACAVASGLEYLHKHDEPIIHRDIRSSNVLLFNDFTAKVADFDLTNQSSEDSTRVQESYGYHGPEYALGEKITDRSDVYSFAVVLLELLTGRKAVDYTMPEGEQSLVTWATPLLSDDKVQECVDPKLNNEYPTKAVAKVAALVGLCIQEEPLFRPNMSIMVKALQPLLNAD; this is translated from the exons ATGTCTTCTTCTTTAGAATCAAATCTTGTCAACTATGGCTTCCTTATTATCAGTGCAATTTTGTCAATTGTCTTCATTAGTTCCATCAAATCtatcatcaatttcatcaaagaTACATTACATCATTCCCCTAATCAAG GAGGAGAGTCAGATGAAGCTCCTCCTCAAGAAGTTGTACCAATTGAGGTACGTCCAGACATGTCGTTGGATGAGATAAATATACTGACTGATAACTTCGCGGAGAAAGGTCTTATTGCTGAGGGGTCTTATGGCCGCTTTTATGGTGCGACATTAAGCAATGGACAGAAACTAGCAATAAAGAAATTGGATACTGATTCTTCTGCAGAATCAGATACTGTATTCGCAGACCAG GTACAAATGGTGTCAGGACTTAAACATGAGCATTTTGTGACACTGTTAGGTTATTGCTTGGAAGCAAATAATCGAATCCTGGTTTACGAGTCTGCAACCATGGGCACATTGCATGATGTCTTACATG GTaaaaaaggagtagaaaatgcTGAGCCTGGTTTAGTTCTTACCTGGAATCAGAGAGTTAAAATTGCTTGTGCTGTAGCTAGTGGCCTTGAATATCTACACAAACATGATGAACCAATTATCCATCGCGATATCAGATCTAGCAATGTACTACTGTTTAATGATTTTACCGCGAAAGTTGCTGATTTCGACTTAACAAATCAGTCTTCAGAGGATTCCACTAGAGTTCAGGAGAGTTATGGTTACCATGGTCCAGA GTATGCCTTGGGAGAAAAGATAACAGACAGAAGTGATGTTTATAGTTTTGCTGTTGTTCTCTTAGAACTGTTGACAGGAAGGAAGGCAGTTGATTATACAATGCCTGAAGGGGAACAAAGTCTAGTTACATGG GCAACTCCACTATTAAGTGATGATAAAGTTCAAGAGTGTGTTGATCCAAAACTAAATAATGAGTACCCTACAAAGGCAGTTGCTAAG GTGGCAGCTCTTGTAGGACTTTGTATTCAAGAAGAGCCACTTTTCAGACCAAACATGTCAATTATGGTCAAGGCACTGCAGCCACTTCTTAACGCGGACTAA